In Rutidosis leptorrhynchoides isolate AG116_Rl617_1_P2 chromosome 2, CSIRO_AGI_Rlap_v1, whole genome shotgun sequence, one genomic interval encodes:
- the LOC139891662 gene encoding uncharacterized protein, producing MKIRNDDMPTSSKMKFDVSDDEESEEVEEESASEDDGENEIHEVLANVTFEELQKARSDGSHVVNQKPKLERKGKRENKNRPMEISSKKPVGRFREVIQAPKKVVRDPRFESLCGTLDVDGFKKRYNFLYDTELPAEKERLKKQMKKTKDPEAFDELKERVAWIDKQLKSASAKHTDKGILVKHKKKEREAAKQGKQPYYLKKSEIRKQELVEKFKALKASGQLASFIEKKRRKNAAKDHRFMPYRRPNENQQES from the exons ATGAAGATTCGCAATGATGATATGCCTACTTCGAGTAAAATGAAGTTCGATGTAAGTGATGATGAAGAATCAGAAGAAGTTGAAGAAGAATCTGCTTCTGAAGAT GATGGGGAGAATGAGATACATGAAGTGCTTGCAAATGTTACGTTTGAGGAGTTGCAGAAGGCACGTTCGGATGGATCACATGTGGTTAATCAGAAGCCAAAGTTAGAGAGGAAGGGTAAAAGAGAGAACAAGAATAG GCCAATGGAAATTAGTAGCAAAAAGCCAGTTGGTAGGTTTAGAGAAGTCATTCAGGCTCCTAAAAAG GTTGTTCGTGACCCACGTTTTGAATCTTTATGTGGAACACTCGATGTAGATGGGTTCAAGAAGAGATATAACTTTCTATATGATACTGAACTTCCTGCTGAGAAAGAG CGATTGAAGAAGCAGATGAAGAAAACTAAGGACCCAGAAGCCTTTGATGAGTTAAAAGAACGAGTAGCGTGGATT GACAAGCAATTGAAATCGGCATCCGCAAAACATACTGATAAAGGGATTCTTGTAAAGCACAAGAAGAAGGAAAGAGAGGCAGCAAAACAAGGGAAACAACCTTATTATTTGAAGAAAt CCGAAATCCGAAAACAGGAACTTGTTGAGAAATTCAAGGCGCTCAAG GCATCCGGTCAGCTTGCATCGTTCATTGAGAAAAAGAGGAGAAAAAACGCTGCAAAAGACCACAGATTCATGCCGTATCGAAGACCAAACGAAAACCAACAAGAAAGCTAG